The following are encoded in a window of Kaistia algarum genomic DNA:
- a CDS encoding E3 binding domain-containing protein: MSSPASRKAASPYARRLARERGIALAELSGSGPNGRIVAADVPLQAVAVSRPGPVPAPAIVADRVPSSAMPRALGAFSASIVLTPLRDLIAASGTDVPLDAFLAKAAASAAGSYGESLRLVAEDGTATLITAPARLAPSEIARLAAAGNGTPSGHPLVLSRLHLSGVRPVAGPLPADCDLRILVIAANDTEIAEAMLVHDSATIPEAEAARILSAFRAALENPLRLLV, from the coding sequence ATGAGTTCTCCGGCCTCCCGCAAGGCTGCCTCGCCCTATGCGCGGCGCCTCGCCCGCGAACGTGGCATCGCGCTCGCCGAGCTTTCCGGCAGCGGACCCAACGGGCGCATCGTGGCCGCCGATGTGCCTTTGCAGGCCGTCGCGGTTTCGCGGCCGGGGCCGGTTCCCGCCCCGGCGATTGTCGCCGATCGTGTCCCGTCCTCTGCAATGCCAAGGGCCTTGGGCGCGTTCTCGGCCAGCATCGTGCTGACGCCGCTGCGCGATCTGATCGCCGCTTCTGGTACCGATGTCCCGCTCGACGCGTTTCTGGCCAAGGCGGCGGCGAGCGCCGCCGGCAGCTATGGCGAGAGCTTGCGGCTGGTGGCGGAAGACGGGACCGCTACGCTCATCACCGCCCCGGCGCGTCTGGCGCCGTCCGAGATCGCGCGTCTCGCCGCCGCCGGGAACGGAACGCCTTCCGGCCATCCGCTCGTCCTGTCACGGCTGCACCTGTCCGGGGTACGTCCGGTGGCGGGCCCGCTTCCGGCCGATTGCGACCTGCGCATCCTGGTCATTGCAGCCAACGACACGGAGATCGCCGAGGCGATGCTCGTGCACGACAGCGCGACGATCCCGGAAGCGGAAGCCGCACGGATTCTGTCAGCCTTCCGCGCGGCGCTGGAGAATCCGCTGCGATTGCTGGTGTAG
- a CDS encoding SDR family NAD(P)-dependent oxidoreductase has product MQCDLSGRVAFVTGAAGGIGRAIVDRLAANGASIVVADVNAEGAEAVAASLPRAMAAVVDIRDETAIDRAVERTIERFGRLDILINNAGVNTLAHRVDIDAFPTEEWHRIIGIDLDGLFLMSRGALRPMLAGGRGGRIVNIGSVVGLAAMRLQSPFVAAKAGIIHLTRSMALELGPKGVLTNCVAPGSVMTEGTKQLFYGESGKFHDKAAAFMRHVPLGRPGTPAEIAEAVLFLSSPESSYVNGQVLTVDGGWTAGYMI; this is encoded by the coding sequence ATGCAGTGCGATCTTTCCGGGCGCGTCGCCTTCGTTACCGGCGCTGCGGGCGGCATCGGCCGGGCCATCGTCGACAGGCTGGCGGCCAATGGGGCATCGATCGTCGTCGCTGACGTCAATGCCGAAGGCGCCGAGGCCGTCGCCGCTTCGCTGCCGCGCGCCATGGCCGCCGTCGTCGACATTCGCGACGAGACGGCAATCGACCGTGCCGTCGAGCGAACGATCGAACGGTTCGGCCGCCTCGATATCCTGATCAACAATGCCGGTGTCAACACGCTCGCCCACCGCGTCGACATCGACGCCTTCCCGACCGAGGAATGGCATCGCATCATCGGCATCGACCTCGACGGGCTTTTCCTGATGAGCCGCGGCGCGCTGAGGCCGATGCTGGCGGGCGGGCGCGGCGGCCGCATCGTCAATATCGGCTCCGTGGTCGGGCTCGCGGCGATGCGCCTGCAAAGCCCCTTCGTCGCCGCCAAGGCCGGCATCATTCATCTGACGCGGTCCATGGCGCTCGAACTCGGGCCCAAGGGCGTGCTGACCAATTGCGTGGCGCCCGGCTCGGTGATGACCGAGGGCACCAAGCAGCTCTTCTATGGCGAGAGCGGCAAGTTCCATGACAAGGCGGCCGCCTTCATGCGCCACGTCCCGCTCGGCCGCCCCGGCACGCCCGCCGAGATCGCCGAGGCGGTGCTGTTCCTGTCATCGCCCGAGTCGAGCTATGTGAACGGCCAGGTCCTGACCGTCGATGGCGGCTGGACCGCCGGCTACATGATATAA
- a CDS encoding GntR family transcriptional regulator has translation MVEDIVEASDLADVFPPRILSRDDGPLYRQLLAILRAPIAAGELEAGASLPREADLAIRFGVSLITVRQALRDLESEGLIKKRAAKPAVVTAPEAGDGGSFAFKSFAEIAASTKDRRLEIHSYRKERSATASKAFGLPVEEALPCLRATLYMKDVPTGQTTFYFPPAVGARLKRTDFDDVVVFRAVQRHLGIKLSGAKITVRADVADEKLAEALDYEVGGPILVIEMLYRSADGEPVELTINRNRADLFSLSYDAPNDLV, from the coding sequence GTGGTCGAGGATATCGTCGAGGCTTCGGATCTCGCCGATGTCTTTCCGCCGCGCATCCTGTCGCGCGACGACGGGCCGCTTTACCGTCAGTTGCTCGCGATCCTGCGCGCTCCGATCGCTGCCGGAGAGCTCGAAGCCGGCGCTTCGTTGCCGCGGGAGGCGGATCTCGCCATCCGGTTCGGCGTCAGCCTGATCACCGTCCGCCAGGCGCTGCGCGACCTGGAGAGCGAGGGGCTGATCAAGAAGCGCGCGGCGAAGCCAGCTGTCGTCACCGCGCCCGAGGCTGGTGACGGGGGGAGTTTCGCGTTCAAGAGCTTCGCTGAGATCGCCGCGTCGACAAAGGATCGCCGGCTCGAGATTCACTCCTATCGCAAGGAGCGCTCGGCGACGGCCAGCAAGGCCTTCGGCTTGCCGGTCGAGGAGGCGCTGCCCTGCCTCCGCGCCACGCTCTACATGAAGGACGTGCCGACCGGCCAGACGACGTTCTATTTTCCGCCGGCCGTGGGTGCCCGTCTGAAGCGCACCGATTTCGACGATGTCGTCGTCTTCCGCGCGGTGCAGCGCCATCTCGGCATCAAGCTCTCCGGGGCGAAGATCACGGTCCGGGCCGACGTCGCCGACGAGAAGCTGGCCGAGGCGCTTGATTATGAGGTTGGCGGGCCGATCCTGGTGATCGAGATGCTGTACCGCTCCGCCGATGGCGAGCCGGTCGAACTCACCATCAACCGCAACCGCGCCGATCTGTTCAGCCTCTCTTACGATGCGCCGAACGACCTCGTCTAA
- a CDS encoding substrate-binding domain-containing protein: MKRGAILSVMAVAAMALSAAPPASAEGKTYKIYLSNNFIGNDWRQQMERVAEVSVKKGPLAGRVDLKIENAEGTVQAQINSLNNIIRSKPDAILIDAASAEALNPTIKKACDAGIVVISFDQVVSEPCAYALESDWTRIPAVLAEWMAKQLNGKGKVFVDRGLAGAPISAQLEKGYLDVLKKYPDIEVIGNYNGEYALGPEQAGVASLLAAHPEVDGILTQGYGSGAIKALQDAGRKVVPVTAFSYNVAATTCAQTEGAACILGSNPAFLSSEAIKLAVDILDGKPKPADRHILVNGDFLATNGGDWKSELYPTATIQKIEIGKNAWPDRPPGLTLPITPDWVEITAEEAAG; encoded by the coding sequence TTGAAGCGAGGAGCCATTCTCTCCGTCATGGCCGTTGCGGCTATGGCGCTCTCCGCGGCGCCGCCGGCGTCGGCCGAGGGCAAGACCTACAAGATCTATCTCTCCAACAATTTCATCGGCAATGACTGGCGCCAGCAGATGGAGCGCGTCGCCGAGGTGTCGGTGAAGAAGGGTCCGCTTGCCGGCCGCGTCGATCTCAAGATCGAGAATGCGGAAGGCACGGTCCAGGCGCAGATCAATTCGCTGAATAACATCATCCGCTCCAAGCCCGACGCGATCCTGATCGACGCGGCCTCGGCGGAGGCGCTCAATCCGACCATCAAGAAGGCCTGCGATGCCGGCATCGTCGTCATCTCCTTCGACCAGGTGGTGAGCGAGCCCTGCGCCTATGCGCTGGAATCCGACTGGACCCGCATCCCCGCCGTGCTGGCGGAATGGATGGCGAAGCAGTTGAACGGCAAGGGCAAGGTCTTCGTCGACCGCGGCCTCGCCGGCGCGCCGATCTCGGCCCAGCTCGAGAAGGGCTATCTCGACGTCTTGAAGAAATATCCGGATATCGAGGTCATCGGCAATTACAACGGCGAATACGCGCTGGGACCGGAGCAGGCGGGCGTCGCCAGCCTGCTCGCCGCCCATCCCGAAGTCGATGGCATCCTGACGCAGGGTTATGGCTCCGGCGCCATCAAGGCGCTGCAGGACGCTGGCCGCAAGGTCGTTCCCGTCACGGCATTCTCCTATAATGTCGCTGCGACGACCTGCGCCCAGACGGAAGGCGCCGCCTGTATCCTCGGCTCCAACCCGGCCTTTCTCTCGTCCGAGGCGATCAAGCTCGCCGTCGATATTCTCGACGGCAAGCCGAAGCCGGCGGATCGGCACATCCTCGTGAATGGCGATTTCCTCGCCACCAATGGCGGGGATTGGAAGTCGGAACTCTACCCGACCGCCACGATCCAGAAGATCGAGATCGGCAAGAATGCCTGGCCGGATCGCCCGCCGGGACTGACGCTGCCGATCACGCCCGACTGGGTCGAGATCACGGCTGAAGAGGCCGCCGGCTGA
- a CDS encoding sugar ABC transporter ATP-binding protein, translating to MNDFLEAVSVSKRYGGIVALADATLRARAGEVHALLGENGAGKSTFIQILAGAVRPDGGSIHLGGQPFGVRNPEEAQKAGISAVFQELSLIPDLTVAENVWFRREPLTPLRTARAAAMREATAELFDRYRFPSIRPDQELRRLTLAERQVVEIAKALSRDPRVLILDEATSALAPRETEWLLDLAQGLASAGKLVIYISHRLGEVRKIADRITVFRNGATVAAYDTAAVDDDTIIADMLGRQMDRLYPERRDTSTGRVALQIRGLTVQNRLADLDLDLREGEVLGVAGLQGHGQRELFQALFGAAKASGSLEVWGKPRTIKNPRDALSGRDGLALVPEDRRNHGLLLAKSVRENLTLSVISRFTRFGLTDPKREAKLVDEMIAQLRIKAGTPEQAAGTLSGGNQQKVIFGKMLLTEARILLLYDPTRGIDVGTKGEIFALMRDLAAKGYAILFYSSDLAELVHVADRVAVLRYGRLAAILEGEDNSERQILRATMIERAA from the coding sequence ATGAACGATTTTCTCGAGGCCGTTTCCGTATCGAAACGCTATGGCGGCATCGTCGCGCTCGCCGATGCGACGCTTCGCGCCCGCGCCGGCGAAGTCCATGCGCTGCTCGGCGAGAACGGCGCGGGCAAGAGCACCTTCATCCAGATCCTCGCCGGGGCGGTCCGGCCGGATGGCGGCTCGATCCATCTGGGCGGGCAGCCCTTCGGCGTGCGCAATCCCGAAGAGGCACAGAAGGCCGGCATCTCGGCCGTCTTTCAGGAATTGTCGCTGATCCCCGACCTGACCGTCGCCGAGAATGTCTGGTTCCGCCGCGAGCCCCTGACGCCGCTGCGCACGGCCCGTGCCGCCGCGATGCGCGAGGCGACGGCCGAGCTTTTCGATCGCTATCGCTTTCCTTCGATCCGGCCGGATCAGGAACTGCGCCGCCTGACATTGGCCGAGCGGCAGGTGGTGGAGATCGCCAAGGCGTTGTCGCGCGATCCACGCGTGCTGATCCTCGATGAGGCGACCTCGGCCCTGGCGCCCCGCGAGACGGAATGGCTGCTCGATCTTGCGCAGGGCCTCGCCAGCGCCGGCAAGCTGGTCATCTATATTTCCCATCGCCTCGGCGAGGTTCGGAAGATCGCCGACCGCATCACCGTTTTCCGCAACGGCGCGACGGTGGCGGCCTATGATACCGCCGCCGTCGATGACGACACGATCATCGCCGACATGCTCGGCCGGCAGATGGACCGGCTCTATCCGGAGCGGCGGGATACATCGACCGGCCGCGTTGCCCTCCAGATCCGTGGTCTCACCGTCCAGAACCGCCTCGCCGATCTCGATCTCGACCTTCGCGAGGGCGAGGTACTCGGCGTCGCCGGATTGCAGGGCCATGGCCAGCGCGAATTGTTCCAGGCGCTGTTCGGCGCTGCCAAGGCTTCGGGATCGCTGGAGGTCTGGGGCAAGCCGCGAACGATCAAGAACCCGCGCGATGCCCTATCCGGCCGCGACGGCCTCGCCCTCGTCCCCGAGGATCGGCGCAATCATGGCCTGCTGCTGGCGAAGAGCGTGCGCGAGAATCTGACGCTTTCCGTCATCTCGCGCTTCACCCGCTTCGGCCTCACCGATCCGAAGCGCGAGGCCAAACTCGTCGACGAGATGATCGCGCAGCTTCGCATCAAGGCCGGAACGCCCGAGCAGGCGGCGGGAACGCTCTCCGGCGGCAATCAGCAGAAGGTGATCTTCGGCAAGATGCTGCTGACGGAGGCGCGCATCCTGCTGCTCTATGACCCGACGCGCGGCATCGATGTCGGCACCAAGGGCGAGATTTTCGCGCTGATGCGCGACCTGGCGGCGAAGGGCTATGCGATCCTGTTCTATTCAAGCGACCTGGCCGAACTCGTTCATGTCGCCGACCGCGTCGCGGTGCTGCGCTATGGTCGGCTCGCGGCCATCCTCGAAGGCGAGGACAATTCCGAGCGCCAGATCCTGCGGGCCACGATGATCGAGAGGGCCGCATGA
- a CDS encoding ABC transporter permease, translating to MTMTASEPGERAPSRTDPAGEWKARLLGHASLLIPCLMLLALLAVYGSLREGVFTLDELNLDTAAAMTLMLAATGQTIVLLRGGIDLSIGGMISLGTVIAATRFGDSGLSVLVWSLAIVAIGALVGLVNGVLITVLRLQPFLVTLATWSILSGAALLILPTDGGSLPSAWMAFGSSSFLGLSSSVWLLVALILFWVWFRRTRTGITIRATGSNERSAFLSGVSPLGINVATYALSGAFAALAALYLTTQTGAGSPTIGKDYILPSVAAAVIGGISLFGGRGGLVGTIVGAFILTIIGNLVFVLSISSYWQPIASGVILLVAVLASSLAEKSSRRNLS from the coding sequence ATGACGATGACCGCCAGCGAACCCGGCGAGCGCGCTCCTTCAAGGACCGACCCGGCCGGCGAATGGAAGGCCCGCCTGCTCGGCCATGCCTCGCTGCTCATTCCCTGCCTGATGCTGCTGGCGCTGCTGGCCGTCTATGGATCGCTGCGCGAGGGCGTATTCACGCTCGACGAGCTCAATCTCGACACTGCCGCGGCGATGACGCTGATGCTGGCTGCCACCGGCCAGACCATCGTGCTGCTGCGCGGCGGCATCGATCTGTCGATCGGCGGCATGATCAGCCTCGGCACCGTGATCGCTGCGACCCGGTTCGGCGACAGCGGCCTCTCGGTGCTCGTCTGGAGCCTTGCGATCGTCGCGATCGGCGCGCTGGTCGGCCTCGTCAATGGCGTGCTCATCACCGTGCTCCGCCTGCAGCCCTTCCTGGTGACCCTCGCCACCTGGTCGATCCTGTCTGGCGCCGCGCTTCTCATCCTGCCGACCGATGGCGGCAGCTTGCCTTCGGCCTGGATGGCGTTCGGCTCCTCGTCCTTCCTGGGCCTTTCCAGCTCGGTCTGGCTGCTTGTCGCGCTGATTCTCTTCTGGGTCTGGTTCAGGCGCACCCGGACCGGGATCACCATCCGCGCCACCGGCTCCAATGAGCGCTCCGCCTTCCTCTCGGGCGTCTCGCCGCTCGGCATCAATGTCGCGACCTATGCGCTCTCCGGCGCCTTCGCGGCGCTGGCCGCCCTCTATCTGACGACGCAGACAGGCGCCGGCTCGCCGACGATCGGCAAGGACTACATCCTGCCCTCGGTGGCGGCCGCGGTGATCGGCGGCATCAGCCTGTTCGGCGGCCGCGGCGGCCTGGTCGGGACGATCGTCGGCGCCTTCATCCTGACCATCATCGGCAATCTCGTCTTCGTCCTGTCGATTTCCAGCTATTGGCAGCCGATCGCGTCGGGCGTGATCCTGCTCGTTGCCGTACTGGCGAGTTCGCTGGCCGAGAAATCATCGAGGCGGAACCTCTCATGA
- a CDS encoding ABC transporter permease — protein MNLRRHRSILFAYLGLIVLLMLTSVVAPGFLSPIHLRSLVVLAAFIGIVALGQTFVVIGGGIDLSVPWVLNCAAVLMTLVAHGQDAPLVWIVPLLLLAGALVGVVNGLGVALFGVPPIIMTLAVNVILQGGILVYTGGAPPASAPPMIQFLAVGRVGGFPMIVILWIVLAIVATVLLSKTAFGRHLYAVGSSATVAEFSGVPTLRTGVAAYALSGFTAALAGMLLTGYTGQAYLGMGDPYLFTSIAAVAIGGASILGGSGHYVGTIAGAMVLTVLTGLLPALNLSNGALLIVYGVVILVTVALASEAITDLFPRRRARQAS, from the coding sequence ATGAATCTGCGCCGCCACCGCTCGATCCTCTTCGCCTATCTCGGCCTGATCGTGCTGCTCATGCTGACGAGCGTGGTCGCGCCGGGCTTCCTGTCGCCGATCCATTTGCGCAGCCTCGTGGTGCTCGCCGCCTTCATCGGCATCGTCGCGCTCGGGCAGACCTTCGTCGTCATCGGCGGCGGCATCGACCTCTCGGTGCCATGGGTGCTCAACTGCGCGGCCGTGCTGATGACGCTGGTCGCTCATGGCCAGGACGCACCCCTCGTCTGGATCGTGCCGCTGTTGCTCCTCGCCGGGGCGCTGGTCGGCGTCGTCAACGGCCTCGGCGTCGCCCTGTTCGGCGTTCCGCCGATCATCATGACGCTCGCGGTCAACGTCATCCTGCAGGGCGGCATCCTCGTCTATACGGGCGGCGCACCGCCGGCCTCGGCCCCGCCGATGATCCAGTTCCTGGCCGTCGGCAGGGTCGGCGGGTTCCCGATGATCGTCATTCTCTGGATCGTGCTCGCCATCGTCGCGACCGTGTTGCTGTCCAAGACCGCGTTCGGGCGTCATCTCTACGCGGTTGGATCGAGCGCCACGGTCGCCGAATTTTCCGGCGTACCGACGTTGCGCACCGGTGTCGCCGCCTATGCGCTGTCCGGCTTCACCGCGGCGCTCGCCGGCATGCTGCTCACCGGCTATACGGGCCAGGCCTATCTCGGCATGGGCGATCCCTATCTCTTCACCTCGATCGCGGCGGTCGCCATCGGCGGCGCGTCCATCCTCGGCGGCAGCGGCCATTATGTCGGCACGATCGCTGGGGCGATGGTGCTCACTGTCTTGACGGGCCTGCTGCCGGCGTTGAACCTCTCCAATGGCGCGCTGCTCATCGTCTATGGCGTCGTCATCCTCGTCACCGTGGCGCTGGCGAGCGAGGCGATCACCGATCTTTTCCCGCGCCGCCGCGCGCGGCAGGCTTCCTGA
- a CDS encoding SMP-30/gluconolactonase/LRE family protein — MTDIECVVDAKALLGESTYWDPDDEVLWWIDIYGKTVHCYDPETSTDETITLPEYPGCLAVREIGGLVISDVNGFHFLDTATGKLEAIVDPEANEPDTRFNDGKTDRQGRFWSGSMFEAPGKPVRKVGALYRLDLDLTCHKVVDGVGCSNGLAWSPDSRTMYYTDSHGPVVWAFDFDAVSGEAENRRPYVDLSFMDGIVDGSTVDAEGCYWLTVPFKGKVMRFDPAGKLMRTIELPTDLPTCCEFGGPNLDILYVTTATLRRSAEALKDQPLAGGLFALDVGVKGLPLVPFRG, encoded by the coding sequence ATGACCGACATCGAATGCGTGGTCGACGCCAAGGCGCTGCTCGGCGAGAGCACCTATTGGGACCCGGATGACGAAGTGCTGTGGTGGATCGACATCTATGGCAAGACCGTCCATTGCTACGATCCGGAGACTAGCACCGACGAGACGATCACTCTGCCGGAATATCCGGGCTGCCTCGCCGTCCGCGAGATCGGCGGCCTCGTCATCTCCGACGTCAATGGCTTCCATTTTCTCGATACGGCGACCGGCAAGCTGGAGGCGATCGTCGATCCGGAGGCGAACGAGCCGGACACCCGCTTCAATGATGGCAAGACCGACCGGCAAGGCCGCTTCTGGTCGGGTTCGATGTTCGAGGCGCCGGGCAAGCCGGTGCGCAAGGTCGGCGCGCTGTACCGGCTCGATCTCGATCTCACCTGCCACAAGGTCGTCGACGGCGTTGGCTGTTCCAACGGGCTCGCCTGGAGCCCGGACAGCCGGACGATGTATTATACGGACAGCCACGGGCCGGTGGTCTGGGCGTTCGATTTCGATGCCGTCTCGGGCGAGGCCGAGAACCGCCGTCCCTATGTCGACCTCTCCTTCATGGACGGTATCGTCGACGGCTCGACCGTGGACGCGGAGGGCTGCTACTGGCTGACCGTGCCGTTCAAGGGCAAGGTGATGCGCTTCGATCCGGCCGGCAAGCTGATGCGAACGATCGAACTGCCGACCGATCTGCCGACCTGCTGCGAGTTCGGCGGCCCCAATCTCGACATCCTCTATGTGACCACGGCGACCTTGCGACGCTCGGCGGAGGCATTGAAGGACCAGCCGCTCGCCGGCGGCCTCTTCGCTCTCGATGTCGGCGTCAAGGGCCTGCCGCTGGTGCCGTTCCGCGGGTAG
- a CDS encoding DUF2125 domain-containing protein, with the protein MTAPAAPAPRKKTKRRFQILIGIVIAIVVLWTGGWFAARHYVAGKIAAIEARAADEGATLSCGDQSLSGFPFRLGITCTPVAASCPAEDLSVDLAGIEAMGLLYNPGHALFAAKGPLALKARHGNQVTANWTSLESSVRIGFSGLKRYSLVADGLDAALDAPSRVAGTVTLKADHAELHLVPDPDTAGMIDLFTTVQNGLASVPGRPELPPVTSNVAIGLPESVLKQRDNPVAAWIASGQPIRIYRAEIDVAGLSTALAGDATIDGNGMLSGDFTVRLSALDRLPDLVERFHPGSRERLTRLIGPVSAFLRPVNADGKDWREARITVRAGRATLGFIPLGQIPSLLRGQPVALPGAPAPSSDQVAEVPAPAIQPATPAAEAAPPAADTSPAPAPSGPSANKAALDAVQEIAAAVPRVKRCAVN; encoded by the coding sequence ATGACAGCCCCGGCGGCACCCGCGCCCCGCAAAAAGACCAAGCGGCGGTTCCAGATCCTGATCGGCATCGTCATCGCCATCGTGGTGCTATGGACCGGCGGCTGGTTCGCGGCCCGCCACTATGTCGCCGGCAAGATCGCCGCGATCGAAGCCCGCGCCGCCGACGAGGGCGCGACTCTATCCTGCGGCGACCAATCGCTCTCCGGCTTCCCCTTCCGGCTCGGCATCACCTGCACGCCGGTCGCCGCTAGTTGCCCCGCCGAGGATCTCTCCGTCGATCTGGCGGGCATCGAGGCGATGGGCCTCCTCTATAATCCCGGCCACGCCCTTTTCGCCGCCAAGGGGCCCTTGGCGCTGAAGGCGCGCCACGGCAATCAGGTCACCGCCAACTGGACTTCGCTCGAATCGAGCGTGCGGATCGGCTTTTCGGGACTGAAACGCTATTCGCTGGTCGCCGACGGTCTCGACGCCGCGCTGGACGCACCGTCGCGCGTTGCCGGCACGGTGACGCTGAAGGCGGACCACGCCGAACTGCATCTCGTTCCCGATCCCGACACGGCCGGAATGATCGACCTTTTCACAACCGTCCAGAACGGTCTCGCCAGCGTGCCCGGCCGACCGGAATTGCCGCCGGTTACCTCCAACGTCGCCATCGGCCTGCCGGAATCCGTCCTGAAGCAGCGCGACAACCCCGTCGCCGCCTGGATCGCTTCGGGCCAGCCGATCCGGATTTACCGAGCCGAGATCGATGTCGCCGGGCTTTCGACGGCGCTGGCAGGCGATGCCACCATCGATGGGAACGGCATGCTCTCGGGCGATTTCACGGTACGCCTCTCGGCGCTGGACCGCCTGCCAGACCTCGTCGAGCGCTTCCACCCCGGCAGCCGCGAGCGGTTGACACGGCTGATCGGGCCGGTCTCGGCTTTCCTGCGGCCTGTGAATGCCGACGGCAAGGATTGGCGCGAGGCGCGCATCACCGTCAGAGCGGGACGCGCGACGCTCGGCTTCATCCCGCTTGGCCAGATTCCGTCGCTGCTGCGCGGGCAGCCCGTTGCCTTGCCGGGAGCGCCTGCACCGTCTTCGGACCAGGTAGCAGAGGTTCCGGCGCCCGCGATCCAGCCGGCCACTCCTGCCGCGGAAGCCGCGCCGCCGGCGGCAGACACGTCACCCGCGCCGGCGCCGTCCGGCCCATCGGCCAACAAGGCAGCGCTGGATGCGGTCCAGGAAATCGCCGCCGCCGTTCCGCGCGTGAAGCGTTGCGCGGTCAACTGA
- a CDS encoding gamma-glutamylcyclotransferase produces the protein MSDLWVFGYGSLMWRPGFSFAEAQPARLFGEHRALCVYSFVHRGTPQKPGLVLGLDQGGSCRGVAFRVEASDAASTIDYLRERELVTHVYREVRRPVRLEDGSARAVTALAYVVDRAHAQYAGRLEPEAVLAHVRDSEGLSGHNRDYVLATTRHLEQAGVRDPLLAWLARELEEDAVSPS, from the coding sequence ATGTCCGATTTATGGGTCTTTGGCTATGGCTCGCTGATGTGGCGGCCTGGCTTTTCCTTTGCCGAGGCGCAGCCTGCACGCCTTTTCGGCGAGCACCGCGCGCTCTGCGTTTATTCCTTCGTTCATCGCGGGACGCCGCAGAAGCCTGGCCTCGTATTAGGGCTGGACCAAGGCGGGTCCTGCCGCGGCGTCGCCTTTCGCGTCGAGGCGTCGGACGCCGCTTCGACGATCGATTATCTGCGCGAGCGTGAACTCGTCACGCATGTCTATCGCGAGGTTCGGCGGCCGGTTCGCTTGGAGGATGGAAGCGCGAGAGCGGTCACGGCGCTCGCCTATGTCGTCGACCGCGCCCATGCGCAATATGCGGGCCGGCTCGAACCCGAGGCGGTTCTCGCCCATGTCCGCGATTCCGAGGGCCTTTCCGGGCACAATCGCGACTATGTCCTCGCGACGACGCGCCATCTCGAGCAAGCAGGTGTGCGCGATCCGCTGCTCGCCTGGCTCGCCCGCGAGCTGGAAGAGGACGCCGTCAGCCCGTCTTGA